Proteins encoded within one genomic window of Eurosta solidaginis isolate ZX-2024a chromosome 1, ASM4086904v1, whole genome shotgun sequence:
- the mura gene encoding homeobox protein 2 isoform X2 codes for MLNPNHTGATRRPFSRNAASRNHRSRMLVSPHHHTHHLLQQQQQQQQLHSHAHTHAHTQTRNGNNGNGGGASGSNLATIGAQGNNGPWYNNKDNNMDAWSTLGDVQTCNDNNNNSGNCLNNSKLNHFKHQNNYQTHQHQHSNIDTHSNSNGPNTHNQKNPLNNSNNSIYNNLCKSSHSTKHNKNSQNYTHQQQHHYRQQTHNNNNNNNHNHINQQQLHQKCVHKQSVVVVSTNCSLPATNSHTTNASAASSNIVTLKSRSSTTELISENVATLSPSIALSHTSNFLHYYKHNNNIATLKNPPSNTIAFCDFSSGNTSSITSLSSTDLKISTLLTPLKVSLNGNGTTAILSPNSHTNFSLDKLPSSIPVSSPRSSFCDSQSRSQVNYQQHQHSHSNKEQQVHSHHNRNQNHNHNPYPNHNYNHNHHNNKNNSDNNNSKNQIDKNSNNNNHRQQNEISNPHYPVQSNMLLNTHNQQQHNHNNHHKNKLTNHQQSHLPLTNANTNLINTNTIKSTTTKTTTTAISNCTDDVNVNSCTDIISNQRESTTTTTKTTTSSLLSPMTSQMVPDDQQIQTRRQLQHQQTMSNMATSVSSTTTGSCTNQQIQQQQQHKLQRNPRTSAAIHMSSGDSLFTTTMTTPKITTTTTPASTTSNALICNVTTKNVNKNKNTTTHTNVPATMLKSTTTSSSSSNLIPLTALALSSSSTALKTNPTSTTNETETIKNKRNSHKNTSTASVSSSSNCNSSASSSSSSHTSSSSTLASSSGGTSSLQCTNAAHVQSPKNTAASLLATTSTALFVTTNSHYNNNKRTDNNIHMKYTTDCNSKCDNTNNATHNNINNNNNSSSSNNNHHQQFNSMGFGQHQQQHQHQRHLRFSSNGRGMLNNGLDNVGSHCEYNSNNYRRNGGNQNNNSNGSGNSMMMHRYNGDYHANNNHHSHQHHQYVDHNRRHNNSSNGSSSGNASGGSGSSSVHFDGHSNSNHSRGNDFHSDNRSERGSGCADGNGPNSSNSYGMTRNGHNYTRNGGHQNGGTGSYHYHHNHHYNNNHSNNGSSTSASALSGAVGGSVGSLLDCPSGSSGLLGSTTSLNSGPNGLKSDSPSRKRRRISGHMPSQSPPAIWEQRRSPRSSQTQQGSPPIRRPRLRDVSSSQQQIHSHLGGNSGSGGNSNTHNSNNNNSSNGSSSHVPSYHHTQHTAVPQTPYYLRQHMPLPQHLQQHQPQQQQQQQIQQRPPWEHPLNAAALLTSSNAAPSSVNAFMQQTQTPPPPSPGHHHQTALVGAPPPPPLMLDINQVPVSLPLRHAEPIWASICTYPTPPPQARLAPCHLHGIYTQPFAAQACNTHPSTQFPTTTAGFAAATGAPLQLPPPSQHQVQGHAAAVGTPAHTHHNQLPGTPIYLTSMSAVAAAAAHHLRTTATAAAVSQMSADQQPILLTADRRVLPPHRRITRFWPTSHPHGPHRHMLPPQTLGPHQATPVQIQTTAGIINPGFLLNFLAMFPLSPYNQHELSSPESNETENYEALLSLAERLGEAKPRGLARNEIDQLPSYKYNPDTHNGDQTSCVVCMCDFELRQLLRVLPCSHEFHAKCVDKWLRSNRTCPICRGNASDYFENPDHQQQQQQQTQAQPTQQQQMHSQQTAQPPSAATTQNSSTAQATIPQQQQQQQQQPQAQTQAT; via the exons CGATGTACAAACATGTAATGACAACAATAATAACAGTGGAAATTGTCTTAACAATAGCAAATTGAATCACTTTAAACACCAAAACAATTACCAAACTCACCAACACCAACACAGTAATATAGACACACATAGTAATAGCAATGGTCCTAACACACATAACCAAAAAAATCCGcttaataatagcaacaatagcatttataacaatttatgtaaAAGTAGTCATTCAACTAAACATAATAAGAATAGTCAAAATTATactcaccaacaacaacatcattatCGCCAACAAacacataacaataacaataataataaccatAATCATATTAATCAACAACAATTGCACCAAAAATGTGTACACAAACAAAGTGTTGTTGTTGTCTCCACAAATTGTTCTTTGCCAGCAACAAATTCCCATACCACAAACGCTTCTGCCGCATCCTCAAATATTGTGACGCTAAAATCCCGCTCTTCTACTACTGAGCTCATTTCCGAAAATGTGGCAACACTATCACCATCTATCGCGCTATCGCATACTAGTAATTTTTTGCACTATTACAAGCACAACAACAATATAGCAACGCTCAAAAACCCGCCATCAAATACAATTGCGTTTTGTGATTTTTCTTCTGGTAATACTTCCTCAATAACGTCATTATCATCAACAGATTTAAAAATATCTACGCTGTTGACACCTCTTAAGGTTTCACTTAACGGCAATGGCACAACAGCTATACTTTCACCCAATTCCCATACGAATTTTAGCCTAGATAAGCTCCCAAGTTCTATTCCAGTCTCAAGTCCACGTTCAAGTTTTTGTGATAGTCAAAGTCGTAGTCAAGTTAATTATCAACAACATCAGCATAGTCATAGTAATAAAGAACAACAAGTACATTCGCATCATAATCGCAATCAAAATCACAATCATAATCCTTATCCTAATCATAATTATAATCATAATcatcataataataaaaataacagtGATAACAATAATAGTAAAAATCAAATTGATAAaaacagtaataataataatcatcGTCAACAAAATGAAATTTCAAATCCTCATTATCCAGTTCAATCAAACATGCTCCTCAATACAcacaaccaacaacaacacaatCACAATAATCATCACAAAAACAAACTAACTAATCACCAACAATCCCACCTCCCGCTAACAAATGCAAATACAAATCTAATTAACACAAACACTATAAaatctacaacaacaaaaacaacaacaactgcaataaGTAACTGTACTGATGATGTGAATGTAAATTCTTGTACTGACATAATTTCAAATCAACGTGaatcaacgacaacaacaacaaaaaccacaacaTCATCATTGTTATCACCAATGACGTCACAAATGGTGCCTGATGATCAACAAATACAAACACGTCGGCAACTACAACATCAACAAACAATGTCGAACATGGCGACGTCCGTCTCTTCCACAACCACTGGCTCATGCACGAAtcaacaaatacaacaacaacaacaacacaaattacAACGAAATCCACGCACATCGGCTGCAATACATATGTCTTCCGGTGATTCATTGTTTACAACAACAATGACAAcaccaaaaataacaacaacaacaacacctgcGTCAACAACGTCCAATGCATTAATTTGCAatgtaacaacaaaaaatgttaataaaaacaaaaatacaacaacacATACAAATGTACCTGCCACAATGTTGaaatcaacaacaacatcatcatcatcatcaaatTTGATCCCATTAACCGCGTTGGCGTTATCTTCATCGTCCACTGCGTTAAAAACAAACCCAACATCAACAACAAATGAAactgaaacaataaaaaataaacgtaACTCTCACAAAAACACCTCTACCGCTTCCGTTTCTTCATCTTCAAATTGTAATTCCTCTgcctcttcctcttcttcttctcaTACTTCTTCTTCATCTACTTTGGCGTCTTCTTCTGGTGGCACATCTTCGTTACAATGCACCAACGCTGCGCATGTGCAATCTCCAAAAAATACTGCTGCTTCTCTCCTCGCAACAACATCGACGGCACTGTTCGTTACAACGAACTCtcactacaacaataacaaacgcACTGATAATAATATTCATATGAAATATACGACTGATTGCAATTCTAAATGTGATAATACAAATAATGCCACACATAAtaatatcaacaacaacaacaacagcagcagtagCAACAACAACCATCACCAACAATTCAACTCAATGGGTTTCGGACAgcatcaacaacaacaccaacaccaacgCCATTTACGTTTTAGTAGTAATGGGCGTGGCATGTTGAATAATGGTCTGGATAATGTGGGCAGTCATTGtgaatacaacagcaacaactatcGACGTAATGGTGGCAATCAAAATAACAATTCGAATGGTAGTGGTAATTCGATGATGATGCATCGTTATAATGGTGATTATCATGCCAATAATAATCATCACAGTCATCAGCATCATCAGTATGTTGATCATAATCGTCGACACAACAATAGCAGTAATGGTTCTAGCTCAGGAAATGCCAGTGGCGGTAGCGGTAGCAGTAGTGTG CATTTCGATGGCCATAGCAATAGCAACCATTCCCGAGGTAATGACTTCCACTCAGATAATCGGTCTGAACGTGGAAGCGGATGTGCAGACGGCAATGGCCCCAACAGCAGTAATAGTTACGGCATGACGCGCAACGGGCATAATTATACACGTAATGGTGGTCATCAAAATGGAGGTACCGGTTCCTACCATTACCATCATAATCATCATTACAACAATAACCACAGTAACAACGGATCATCAACTTCAGCTTCCGCTTTATCAGGTGCCGTTGGCGGTAGCGTTGGTAGTCTGCTAGACTGTCCAAGCGGCTCTTCAGGATTACTAGGCTCTACGACCTCGCTAAATAGTGGACCGAATGGATTAAAGTCTGATAGTCCATCTCGCAAAAGACGTCGCATATCTGGACATATGCCTAGCCAATCACCGCCGGCGATTTGGGAACAAAGGCGATCACCGCGCAGCAGTCAG ACGCAGCAGGGCAGTCCACCAATACGGCGTCCACGTTTACGCGACGTAAGCTCATCACAGCAGCAAATACATAGTCATCTTGGTGGTAATAGCGGAAGTGGTGGTAATAGTAATACTCataacagcaacaataacaactcgAGCAACGGCAGCAGTAGTCATGTGCCAAGCTATCATCATACCCAGCATACGGCTGTACCGCAAACACCATATTACCTGCGCCAGCACATGCCGCTACCGCAACACCTACAACAACACCAGcctcagcaacagcagcaacaacaaatacaacaacGTCCCCCATGGGAGCATCCGTTAAATGCAGCTGCATTATTAACGAGCTCAAACGCTGCACCATCGTCCGTAAATGCTTTCATGCAACAAACTCAAACACCACCACCTCCTTCGCCAGGTCATCATCACCAAACAGCACTGGTAGgtgcaccaccaccaccaccacttaTGTTAGATATCAACCAAGTTCCTGTTAGCCTTCCATTACGTCATGCCGAGCCTATTTGGGCATCTATCTGTACCTATCCCACACCACCGCCCCAAGCACGTTTAGCACCATGTCATTTACATGGCATTTATACGCAACCATTCGCCGCTCAAGCTTGCAATACGCATCCTAGTACTCAATTCCCAACCACCACAGCCGGTTTCGCAGCTGCCACTGGTGCACcattacaactaccaccaccctcACAACATCAAGTACAG GGTCATGCGGCTGCTGTTGGTACACCAGCGCACACACATCACAATCAACTACCAGGAACACCAATATACCTCACCTCAATGTCCGCAGTGGCAGCGGCAGCGGCACATCATTTACGCACTACAGCAACTGCAGCGGCTGTGTCACAAATGTCTGCAGATCAACAGCCTATTCTTCTCACAGCAGAT CGACGTGTCTTACCTCCGCATCGTCGTATTACCCGCTTCTGGCCGACAAGTCATCCGCATGGGCCACATAGGCATATGCTGCCGCCGCAAACCTTAGGTCCACATCAGGCGACTCCTGTACAAATTCAAACAACAGCCGGCATAATAAATCCAGGCTTTTTACTTAACTTcct CGCAATGTTCCCACTCTCACCTTATAATCAGCACGAATTGAGCTCACCTGAGTCAAATGAGACTGAAAACTATGAAGCATTGCTAAGTTTGGCTGAGCGTTTGGGTGAAGCGAAGCCACGCGGCTTGGCGCGCAATGAAATCGATCAGCTGCCGAGCTATAAATATAATCCGGATACTCATAACG GTGATCAAACGTCTTGCGTGGTTTGCATGTGCGACTTTGAGTTGCGGCAATTGTTGCGCGTGCTGCCTTGTTCGCATGAATTCCATGCCAAATGTGTTGACAAATGGCTCAGG tcAAATCGAACTTGTCCCATATGTCGTGGCAATGCTTCCGACTATTTTGAGAATCCAGACcatcaacaacagcagcagcagcaaacaCAAGCGCaaccaacacaacaacaacaaatgcattcACAGCAAACAGCTCAACCGCCATCTGCGGCAACAACACAAAATTCAAGCACCGCTCAAGCAACAATTccacagcagcagcagcaacaacaacaacagccacaagCACAAACGCAAGCAACATAA